A single window of Micropterus dolomieu isolate WLL.071019.BEF.003 ecotype Adirondacks unplaced genomic scaffold, ASM2129224v1 contig_12861, whole genome shotgun sequence DNA harbors:
- the LOC123966178 gene encoding xylulose kinase-like produces MSRRLHAERLGYSIIPGTRVLATGGASSNKEILQVLSDVFNAPVYTIDLSNSACLGSAYRALHGLVAESGVSFLDVVKNAPEPQLVATPDPSAPEVHTHT; encoded by the exons ATGTCCAGGAGACTCCACGCTGAGAGGCTGGGCTACTCCATCA TTCCAGGAACCAGAGTGTTGGCAACAGGCGGCGCTTCATCTAACAAAGAGATTCTGCAG GTTCTGTCTGACGTCTTCAACGCTCCGGTTTACACCATCGATCTGTCCAACTCCGCCTGCCTGGGGTCGGCCTACAGAGCTCTGCACG GCCTGGTTGCAGAATCTGGAGTTTCCTTCTTGGATGTGGTGAAGAACGCACCGGAACCACAACTGGTCGCCACCCCGGACCCTTCAGCGCCGGAGGTACACACGCACAC